The Pirellulales bacterium genomic sequence CCCCGGACGCACGGAGTACTTGGCCAAGCGGATGGCCCTGCAAAAGCAGAACGTCCACTTGGTAGAGTTGGACTTGCTGCTAGGCGGGCGCCGATTGCCCATGCAGGAGCCATTGCCGGAAGCTGACTACTTTTACCTCGTTTCGCGCGCGGAGAATCGTCCATACTGTCAGGTTTATCCTTGGATGCTCAAGCAGGCTCTGCCCAACCTCCCGGTCCCGCTGCGCGATCCAGACGCGGATATCGTCGTAGATCTTGCCGCCGTCTTTGCCACGGCGTACCAGCGCGGACGGTTCGGTCGCCGGATCAATTATCAGGGCCCCCTTCCCGCGGCCCTAAGTGACGACGACCGGGAATGGGCGGCCACGATCATTGCCGGTCGAGCGTGAGGCCGCCGGCCGGAATTCATGGCAGCCCAGGTTCAATCCGCCACCGGCTTCAATTGCCCCGCATCCAACTCGACGCGCCGGCTGAACCGCGCTGCGAGCTCCAGGCTGTGCGTGACGACGATGAGCATCGCGCGTTCGAGCTGTTGCAATTCCAACAACAAATCGCCCATGCCGGCCGCCGTCGTCCGGTCGAGGTTGCCGGTCGGCTCGTCGGCCAGTACGAGCAAGGGCCGTCGGATCAGCGCGCGGGCAATGGCAACTCGCTGGCGTTCTCCTCCTGAAAGCTCCGCCGGCCGGTGTTCCAGACGAGCAGAAAGCCCGACCCTGTCCAAGAGCATCCGCGCGCGATCGAACGATTGGCTCGTCGCCGGTCCGGCGGCGATCGTCGGGACCAGCACGTTCTCGAGCACCGAGCACTGCGGCAACAAATGATGATCTTGAAACACGAAGCCGATCCGCTCATTACGGAACCGTGCCAGCCTTGGCTCGTCGAATTGGAACGGATCGTCGCCGCCGAGCGTGACTCGGCCGGCGGTTGGGCGATCGA encodes the following:
- a CDS encoding DUF4058 family protein is translated as MNSLFPGMDPFLEDPAYWLDFHSRFVNCWCEAIADVLPPNYEAGIGERVYLIEHDPDARKLGYPDVAVTERKTEIPVPRYSASGLATLEPVTIPLMVLEGPRESYIEILHHPDRALVAVLELLSPANKEYPGRTEYLAKRMALQKQNVHLVELDLLLGGRRLPMQEPLPEADYFYLVSRAENRPYCQVYPWMLKQALPNLPVPLRDPDADIVVDLAAVFATAYQRGRFGRRINYQGPLPAALSDDDREWAATIIAGRA
- a CDS encoding ABC transporter ATP-binding protein translates to MKDLVVQDVTKQYPTRGEPLVVLRGCSLAASAGENLAILGPSGSGKSTLLQIIGTLDRPTAGRVTLGGDDPFQFDEPRLARFRNERIGFVFQDHHLLPQCSVLENVLVPTIAAGPATSQSFDRARMLLDRVGLSARLEHRPAELSGGERQRVAIARALIRRPLLVLADEPTGNLDRTTAAGMGDLLLELQQLERAMLIVVTHSLELAARFSRRVELDAGQLKPVAD